The genome window AATTTTAATAAAACCAAATATTCCGCTTAGTGTTGTAATGCCACAAAACATATAAAACCACCAGGTTTGCCAGAAAGGTGGGGTTATAATAAAGCTAAATGTAGCGGCCTGTTCGTTCCACATACCATCATTATTACTAGCCTTTACTTTAAAAGTATATTCCCCAGGTGGAATATTAGGATAGACCGCTTCCCGCTTTGATGTAACAGGCGACCACTTTGCATCTAATCCTTCAAGCTTAAACTTATACCTCACTTTTTCAGTAATATTTAAACTAATACCTATAAATGAGAATGATATATGATTTCGGTCATAAGGCAGCGCTAAGTTGATTGGTAATGGATACCATTTAGACACGCCATCGTAATTAATTTCATCCAGCAGAGACGAGGCATACTTCGTCTCTGCAAGAGATGGGTGGAGGATATTGTCCCGCTTATATCCAAGGCCATCCTCAGAACGAGATATTGGATATTTGGGATATATCCCACCTGTCCCCCCGGGTACTCGGGGTTCGGGGAGTCCTGGGGATTGGGATTTTATTTGCCATCCTATTTCTTCAAAAAATAGCTTTATTCCCGTTATATGTGTTTGCGGTTCAATCGTGTTGGGGATGTCAGCGCCAGGGTTATATTGGGTAACTCCATTGATCGTACCAAACCAGATAAACCCTTTGCTATCTTTATAAACCGCTCGTGAATTGGTCTCAATGCCAACAAATCCTTCCGCTTTTCCATAATGTCTAATTTCTCCCGAGTACTCGGGAACAATTTTGTCAAGTCCTTTCTCAGTGCCTGCCCATAAATTGCCGGTATTATCAAATACCATTAAGTAAATATTATTTGAACTCAATCCATTTTCAGTAGTTATATGAATAAATGAGGGAGGCGTACCTTGTTTTTTACTTAAGACTAATTTATTTATGCCACCGCCTTCAGTACCAAACCACATATTTCCTACACTGTCTTCAACGATACAACTAACACTATTTGAAGACAATCCCACGACACAATCATGTTTGTTAGTTATAGGGCAAGACCCTTTCTTTGTTATATGGATAAATTCAGGCATTAACCGGAACGTATCTCTAAAAGACAGCATAGTAATGCCCCATCCACTGGTGCCTATCCATATATTACCCGAGTGGTCCTCTAACATTGACACAACCCTGTTGCTTGCAAGTCCATCTCTTTCGGTAAAATATGTAAAAGCTCCTGAATTGTTTACCGAAATATCAGGATCATAACGAGCTACACCACCTCCAAACATTCCAAACCAAAGTTTACCTCTGCGATCTTCTATCATTGTATAAACACTGTTGTCAATCAGCCCTTCTTTTTCAGTGATATAATAAAATGATTTTGAGCTGATTGGTTTTTGAAGCGGATTGAAACGTGTTAATCCACCTTCTGTGCCAAACCATATGTAACCGTTATGGTCTTCCAAAATAGTCCTGACTATATTGCCGGTCAAGCCATTATTTTTAGTAAAATTCGTAAACAAATCAACATTACTGTTTGCCCCGGTTATCATCGGGATTTCTCTTTGTTCTACAATTTTCAATCTTTCCCGGGTATTCGGGACAATCTTCAATTGTGACGCTCCTCCTCCATCGGTACCAAACCATAAATTGCCTCTGCGATCCTCTAAAATAGACCATACAATATTATTTTTTAATCCATCATTTTCTGTATAATGTTTAAATATCTCACGGCTCAATTTACAAACGCCCCCTCCAGACGTGCCAATCCATAGATTGCCTGCAGTATCCTCCAGTATTGAATTCACCATGTTATTGCTCAATCCCTGGTTTTCTGTATAATGTATTAATTTTGTTGCTCGCGTTTCAATCTTTGTATTTTTAATCTGTATAATCTGTGTTTTAAGAAGCTTGCTAACTCCCCCACCGGATGTTCCAAACCAAATGTTGCCATCCCGGTCTTGAATAATTGACCTGACTATGTTATTATTTAAACCTTTACCTATTTCAAAATTAGTGAACAAATTGACATCGCTTTTATTATTGTTTTCAATCTGCAATAGAGACACTCCTCTCCCATCACTTCCAAACCATAAAATACCACTGCGATCTTTGAGCATACTCAGAATATAATTACTGCACAAACCTTCTTTAATAGTATAATTTTCAAAAAGTTGTCCCTGGCGAAGCGAGGGATCCCTAACAAATTTAAAGACGCCCCCTCCATAAGTGCCAAACCACATATTACTTTCATTATCTTCAACTATTGAGATAACAGTATTATTACTTAAGCCATCCCGGGCAGTATAGTTCCTGATTTTTAACCCTTTTTTTCGTTTCGGATCATAGCGAGTGATGCCATTGTGAGTTCCAAACCATAGATAACCGTGACGATCTTCAAAAATTGCCCATATAATATCATTAACAAGGCCCTTAATACACTCGTTCTGATCGTGGGGACAGTCATCATTTTGAGTAAAATGGGTAAAAGTTAACCCATCATATTTTGTTACACCGCCTCCAAGAGAACCAAACCACAAATTACCGGCCCGATCTTCTACTATTACCTGTATATGATCGTTGCCTAATCCTTCTTTTTTTGTAAAATGTCTGAAGCTCGCACCATCATATACACTAACGCCACCACCACCAGTACCGAACCAAATATTGCCCCGTTTGTCCTCACAAATAGAAAAAACCTGTGATTGGGCAAGGCCATGTTCTATAGAGTAGGTACGGAAATTATACGTCTGGGCTTTTAATTTCACCCCGTTAGATAAGATTAATATCAACAATACAATAATATAATAATAGTGCGAAAAACTATTAACCCACTTCGCTTTCAAAAATAAATATCTCACGGGGTGAAGATTGAATCCCGATAAAATCACGAGAAAATTAGAAAGTAATAATATTAAGATATATTGTTTCATTTTCACACAAAAAGTTTTGTTTGAACACACAAGAAAATAATTTTTACAAATATTCTAAAATATCTTGATATTTATTGTTAATTTTAGGTAAAATTGCGCATAGTCATATTATTTTATATCCAAATGGGTAACATAAATAACTCTAAATTCCAAACAAGATTACCTTTGTTCATATCGCTGGCAATAGCAGGTGGTATATTTATTGGGGCTACTATGTTTGGAGCTAAAGGCTCTGTTATCAATATTGCAAAGACCTCTTTTAAATTCCGCAGAATACTGGATTATATTGACAATTATTATGTTGATTCGGTAAATGTGGATGAACTTGAAGTGCATGCCATCAGGGTAATGCTAAAAAAGCTTGACCCGCATACCATATACATTTCGCCAGAAGAAGTGGCTGCTGCCAGGGAACCGCTGACCGGAAATTTTGAAGGGATAGGAATAGAGTTTGATATCATTAAGGATACGCTGATCGTTGTAGCGCCCATTAGTGGCGGGCCATCCGAAAAGTTAGGAATATTATCGGGTGATAAGATCATCAAAGTAGATGAAGAAGACATTGCCGGGATTGGCCTTACTAATAACAAAGTTTACAAACTGTTGAGAGGTCAAAAGGGCAGTAAAGTTGATGTTACAATTTTGCGGAAGGTCAATAAAAAACTCTTGCGGTTTACCATCACCAGGGATAAAATACCAACTTATTCTGTGGATGTAAGCTATATGGTAGACGAAATTACGGGCTATATGAGGATAACGCGTTTCTCTGCCAAAACGTATGATGAATTTAAAGGCGCCCTGTCAAAATTAAAATCAAAAGGATTAAAAAGGCTGATCATAGACCTGCGAAACAACCCGGGGGGGTATATGGAACATTCCATAAAGATTGCTGATGAATTTATTTCAGGCAACAAGCTGATCGTTTATACAGATGGGAAAGATCCGAGATATGATACCAAATACAGGGCGAATTTTACGGGACTGTTTGAAACCGGGCCGCTTATTGTTCTCATAAATGAAGGCAGCGCATCTGCATCTGAAATTGTAGCGGGGGCATTGCAGGATAATGACCGGGCGCTTATCATTGGCAGAAGGTCGTTTGGGAAAGGCTTTGTACAAATACCATTCACTTTTGAAGACGATTCAGAGATCCGGCTTACGATCTCACGATACTATACGCCAAGCGGTAGATGTATTCAAAAACCAATTGATGATGATTATGATTTTGATCTTCTTAACAGGTATCTGCATGGAGAATTTTATTATGCCGATAGCATTAAATTTAAAGATTCAACTAAATTCAAAACATTAAAAGGCAGAACTGTCTATGGAGGTGGGGGCATTATGCCCGATATTTTTGTTCCGAGAGACACCAGTTACTTTAGCAATTATTTAAGCAACCTTTTGAATAAAAATATTTTAACCGAGTATGGTCTGAATTATTATGATGAACACAAACAGTCACTTGAAAAAAGAGGATTTGACGACTTTTACACAAATTTCAGGATCACAGATAAAATGCTGGATGAAATTGTGAATATGGCCTCAAAAATGGATATACCATTTAATGAAGAGGAATTTGAACTATCTAAATCAATTATTAAAAACAATTTAAAGACGGAAATTGCAAAGTGGGTATGGCAGAATGAGGGAGCTGTTCCGGTTAGGTTAGAAAAAGATGAAATTTTCCAGGCAGCATTAAAACATTTTAAAGAAGCGGAGAGGATCAGTAGGCAGTAGACAGTAGACAATAGACAATAGACAATTGCCGACTGTGGACTGTGGACTGCCGATTGCCGACTGCCGACTGAAGACTGCCGACTTAAAGGTATTCAATGCAATTTCGAAAAATTATACATTAATTGTAAATAAAAATGGCATACTACGTAAAATCAGGGTTAATTCCACCTAAGCGCCACACCCAATTCCGTCAATCTAATGGTGATTTGTATAAGGAAGAGTTGGTAAGCTCAAAAGGATTTTCAGGGATATATTCTCTTTTGTATCACATAAATCCCCCTACCAGGGTAAAGCAGATCGAAAAACCGAAGCCGGTCAGCCCCAGGATCGCTAAAGATTATCCATTGATGCATACCCATCTGAAAACCTGTGAAGTTGATATCACCGGTAAGGATTTTTTAGAATCCAGGAAAACAATGCTCATCAATGATGATGTATCCATGTCAATATGCTGTCCTACCGATAAAACTATGGATTATTTATATAAGAACGGGCAGGCTGATGAAGTTTTATTTGTCCATGATGGCAGCGGAACGCTCACCACTCAATTTGGCAAAATTGAGTTCCGGCAGGGGGATTATCTGGTCATACCAAGAACCACAATATATAAGATTGAATTCGATGAAAAGCCCGTAAGGCTTTTGATTATAGAATCTTCCGGTCCTGTTGAAACAGTAAAAAAGTACAGGAATGATTTAGGGCAGCTTCAGGAACATTCACCCTATTGTGAGCGGGATATCCGGCCGCCATCCGAACTAATCACAAAAGATGAAAAGGGTGAATTTTTAGTCAAAATAAAAAAGCAGGGGTTTTTGCATCAATATATTTATGATCACAATCCGTTGGATGTGGTTGGGTGGGATGGTTTTCTATTCCCTTATGCTTTGTCAATCCACGATTTTGAGCCCATTACAGGTAGAATTCACCAGCCGCCTCCCGTGCATCAGACATTTGAGGCGCCCAATTTTGTGATCTGCTCGTTTGTACCCAGGATGTTTGATTATCATCCGTTATCAATCCCGATCCCCTATAACCATTCCAATATAGACTCCGATGAAGTGCTTTATTATGTAGAAGGAAATTTTATGAGCCGCAAAGGCGTTGAAAGAGCCTCCTTTACACTGCATCCCGGAGGTATCCCTCACGGGCCGCATCCCGGCACCGTTGAAGCAAGCCTTGATGCCAAAGAAACAAAAGAGCTGGCTGTGATGCTGGATACTTTCAGGCCCCTGCTCCTGACTGAAGAAGCTATAAAATATGTGGATGAGAAGTATCCGATGAGCTGGAATTAACTGGGTGCTGGGTGCCGGATGGGTGGCCATCATCCGATGGCTCAGTTGGATTTAGAGCCATCCGATGAATTTGCTGGCAGGGTGCTGGATATTTGATATTGGCAAATAAAAAAAGAAATGTAGAATTTAGAATTTTGAATGTAGAATGTATACGCCTGGGCAACTTCTACATTCTAAATTCATCATTCTACATTCATTATTTTTTTAGTAGAACCTAAGTAATTCGCTTGTTATTTGGTTGTCATACAATTGTCATACGACTGTATTACTATTGTATGACTATTGAATTACGATTGACTAATTATAAGCACTCATAGTCCTTTCAATCCCAACAGTACAAAACGAATGTATCATATCACATGCTTTCTTCATCAACTCGGGGAGGGCTGAAAATTCTTCTTTTGTGAAATTGCTTAACACATGATCCACCTGCCTGCCTTTTGAAAAATCGCTTCCGATGCCAAATCTAGTGCGGGCATAAGCGGAGGTTGAAAGCGCTGATTCGATACTAATAAGTCCGTTATGCCCCCCGCTGGAGCCTTTGGCACGCATTCTTATTCTGCCGAAAGGCAAAGAAATATCATCCGTTATCACCAATAGATTTTCAACCGGCATTTTTAGTTCGTTCATCCAATAATTCACAGCCTTGCCGCTTTGGTTTACGAAAGTAGTGGGTTTTATGAGATGAACGGTTCTGCCTTTATATTTTAATTGTGATTTTAATGTTAGCCGGTTTGATGAAAATTCCTCATTGTGTACTTCAGCCAACTGGTCCAGGATCAAAAAACCGATATTGTGCCTGGTGAGTT of Cytophagales bacterium contains these proteins:
- a CDS encoding SpoIIE family protein phosphatase; this encodes MKQYILILLLSNFLVILSGFNLHPVRYLFLKAKWVNSFSHYYYIIVLLILILSNGVKLKAQTYNFRTYSIEHGLAQSQVFSICEDKRGNIWFGTGGGGVSVYDGASFRHFTKKEGLGNDHIQVIVEDRAGNLWFGSLGGGVTKYDGLTFTHFTQNDDCPHDQNECIKGLVNDIIWAIFEDRHGYLWFGTHNGITRYDPKRKKGLKIRNYTARDGLSNNTVISIVEDNESNMWFGTYGGGVFKFVRDPSLRQGQLFENYTIKEGLCSNYILSMLKDRSGILWFGSDGRGVSLLQIENNNKSDVNLFTNFEIGKGLNNNIVRSIIQDRDGNIWFGTSGGGVSKLLKTQIIQIKNTKIETRATKLIHYTENQGLSNNMVNSILEDTAGNLWIGTSGGGVCKLSREIFKHYTENDGLKNNIVWSILEDRRGNLWFGTDGGGASQLKIVPNTRERLKIVEQREIPMITGANSNVDLFTNFTKNNGLTGNIVRTILEDHNGYIWFGTEGGLTRFNPLQKPISSKSFYYITEKEGLIDNSVYTMIEDRRGKLWFGMFGGGVARYDPDISVNNSGAFTYFTERDGLASNRVVSMLEDHSGNIWIGTSGWGITMLSFRDTFRLMPEFIHITKKGSCPITNKHDCVVGLSSNSVSCIVEDSVGNMWFGTEGGGINKLVLSKKQGTPPSFIHITTENGLSSNNIYLMVFDNTGNLWAGTEKGLDKIVPEYSGEIRHYGKAEGFVGIETNSRAVYKDSKGFIWFGTINGVTQYNPGADIPNTIEPQTHITGIKLFFEEIGWQIKSQSPGLPEPRVPGGTGGIYPKYPISRSEDGLGYKRDNILHPSLAETKYASSLLDEINYDGVSKWYPLPINLALPYDRNHISFSFIGISLNITEKVRYKFKLEGLDAKWSPVTSKREAVYPNIPPGEYTFKVKASNNDGMWNEQAATFSFIITPPFWQTWWFYMFCGITTLSGIFGFIKIRVRNLQAAKKMLEQEVIMRTVEIVKQKEEIEKQKNLLEEKNRNIIDSINYAKLIQEAIFPSVSYMKHLLPESFIYYKPRDIVSGDFYWITETVASSVIIAAVDCTGHGVPGAFMSIIGQDQLNQTVKEKWIIVPSEILDEMNKGVRDQLGGVLPPTQSELKDSSVKDGMDMALCSIDLHKRELQFAGAYNSLYMIRNNTLKVINGDRFPIGIFPGKSSKKFTNHEIKLQKGDTLYIFSDGYADQFGGPKGKKFMRKRFMQIFLDIQHLSMEDQQKSIDKTFEQWKGNEEQVDDILVIGIRM
- a CDS encoding aminoacyl-tRNA hydrolase, whose translation is MRYLIAGLGNIGAEYELTRHNIGFLILDQLAEVHNEEFSSNRLTLKSQLKYKGRTVHLIKPTTFVNQSGKAVNYWMNELKMPVENLLVITDDISLPFGRIRMRAKGSSGGHNGLISIESALSTSAYARTRFGIGSDFSKGRQVDHVLSNFTKEEFSALPELMKKACDMIHSFCTVGIERTMSAYN
- a CDS encoding homogentisate 1,2-dioxygenase; translated protein: MAYYVKSGLIPPKRHTQFRQSNGDLYKEELVSSKGFSGIYSLLYHINPPTRVKQIEKPKPVSPRIAKDYPLMHTHLKTCEVDITGKDFLESRKTMLINDDVSMSICCPTDKTMDYLYKNGQADEVLFVHDGSGTLTTQFGKIEFRQGDYLVIPRTTIYKIEFDEKPVRLLIIESSGPVETVKKYRNDLGQLQEHSPYCERDIRPPSELITKDEKGEFLVKIKKQGFLHQYIYDHNPLDVVGWDGFLFPYALSIHDFEPITGRIHQPPPVHQTFEAPNFVICSFVPRMFDYHPLSIPIPYNHSNIDSDEVLYYVEGNFMSRKGVERASFTLHPGGIPHGPHPGTVEASLDAKETKELAVMLDTFRPLLLTEEAIKYVDEKYPMSWN
- a CDS encoding S41 family peptidase yields the protein MGNINNSKFQTRLPLFISLAIAGGIFIGATMFGAKGSVINIAKTSFKFRRILDYIDNYYVDSVNVDELEVHAIRVMLKKLDPHTIYISPEEVAAAREPLTGNFEGIGIEFDIIKDTLIVVAPISGGPSEKLGILSGDKIIKVDEEDIAGIGLTNNKVYKLLRGQKGSKVDVTILRKVNKKLLRFTITRDKIPTYSVDVSYMVDEITGYMRITRFSAKTYDEFKGALSKLKSKGLKRLIIDLRNNPGGYMEHSIKIADEFISGNKLIVYTDGKDPRYDTKYRANFTGLFETGPLIVLINEGSASASEIVAGALQDNDRALIIGRRSFGKGFVQIPFTFEDDSEIRLTISRYYTPSGRCIQKPIDDDYDFDLLNRYLHGEFYYADSIKFKDSTKFKTLKGRTVYGGGGIMPDIFVPRDTSYFSNYLSNLLNKNILTEYGLNYYDEHKQSLEKRGFDDFYTNFRITDKMLDEIVNMASKMDIPFNEEEFELSKSIIKNNLKTEIAKWVWQNEGAVPVRLEKDEIFQAALKHFKEAERISRQ